One window from the genome of Spirosoma rhododendri encodes:
- a CDS encoding choice-of-anchor Q domain-containing protein produces the protein MRQLFTALFVCFFLSSAVAQSIVYVTPTGSGNQSGGSWSDALSGTQLQPRLASASAGTQFWIAGGSYKPTIGTDRTLSFFIPSGVQVYGGFTGTETTLSNRKATRPYSTIFSGYLVAGNDEQNSYHVVTFRNANADTRLDGVSIIYGRANGTSDFNNVGAGVYNDGSNGGRSEPVFSNCEIRGNNADSNGGGVYNNGRYGVCSSRFVNCSIEGNSSNNGNGGGMYNDGFQGICSPQLTNCILASNRAAQGSAITSDGSQGLSSPVIANCVFKYNYGGSVLHGRGFNGNCQPSIVNSILWTNSRPSFYSESANHLVTYSDIEDGYSGTGNISQDPQFFNYYTNDFRLLKASPAIDAGNPNSTASSISATDYEGKSRFYNNRIDMGIIEYVPNSVTGIVRVTIAGSGDNVSGNSWGNALNGYTMRAALSEAAPGTSFWVAGGSYFPSFTTGDRSSSFVIPPGVKVYGGFAGNETDFSNRVLTQPLSTTLSGDVGITNDTRDNSYRVVVLKNATAETVLDGFVITGGNANGSTLSDPSSGAGIYCDGRGQNNKSEPKISNCLVIGNTARSYGGGMHADGNYGNASPTLINCQFVQNTASSGGGAYNGGLPGLCSPTYINCTFLNNTATDQGGGIYYYTYFRPGDNTFSLSNCTISGNRATDGAGLYCGNSSDAYLKLVLTNCLIDRNTASGLGGGLYLYRVGRSTIEAAITNCTLANNRVGNAGDNIFNHTGADTKGRYAIKNSIVKNGGFGYRDDGSGSTVYPPLDITYSNVQALAYGSTNIDVDPLFVDPVNGNFRLKAGSPSINTGDPNSTMATVSATDLAGNKRVAESRIDMGAYEFQASASTGSDLSMSLRVDNRTAGVGQTITYRLTVTNDGPSTATGVVWQHRLPDNVQYVGGTTLSVENGIVTGNLGTLLAGESVTAMYQLQASQPGQYISAAQITAADQPDPDSQPNSGTGDGQDDAAQVDIRVGGANSPVYASANPNQVPLPPTQSNQPTPDPGKVDLALSISVDNRVPRPGDLLTYVLTITNQGGTTASNVRVTAYLPDGQQFEASGDGLSVSDGGVSGGTASIPAGGQTSVRFTARVTASKMGITKAQIRQASPADVDSTPDNGTDNGEDDTAQIDLRSLTGL, from the coding sequence ATGCGCCAACTCTTTACTGCTTTATTCGTTTGCTTCTTTCTCTCCTCGGCCGTCGCTCAATCCATTGTTTACGTTACGCCAACCGGCTCCGGCAACCAATCCGGCGGCTCCTGGAGCGACGCCCTATCCGGCACGCAATTACAGCCGCGGCTGGCATCGGCCTCAGCGGGAACTCAGTTCTGGATCGCAGGCGGTAGTTACAAGCCAACGATTGGCACAGATCGAACCCTTAGTTTCTTCATTCCATCAGGCGTTCAGGTATACGGTGGCTTTACCGGAACTGAAACCACGTTGAGTAACCGTAAAGCAACCCGTCCTTACAGTACTATTTTTTCGGGCTATCTGGTTGCGGGCAATGATGAGCAGAACAGCTATCATGTGGTTACATTTCGCAATGCAAACGCAGACACCCGATTAGACGGCGTTAGTATTATTTACGGTCGGGCAAACGGCACATCAGATTTTAACAATGTCGGTGCTGGTGTTTACAATGACGGTAGTAATGGCGGGCGTAGTGAACCTGTTTTTTCTAACTGTGAAATACGAGGTAACAATGCCGATTCGAACGGCGGGGGTGTGTACAACAATGGGCGATATGGGGTATGCTCCAGCCGGTTCGTCAACTGCTCGATAGAGGGCAACTCGTCTAACAATGGCAATGGAGGGGGGATGTACAATGATGGATTTCAGGGTATTTGTAGCCCGCAACTTACTAACTGCATCCTAGCGAGTAACCGGGCCGCGCAGGGCAGTGCCATCACAAGCGATGGGTCGCAGGGGCTTTCATCACCCGTCATAGCAAACTGCGTATTCAAATACAACTACGGAGGTAGCGTTCTGCATGGCAGAGGGTTCAACGGCAATTGCCAGCCAAGCATCGTCAACTCTATTTTGTGGACCAATTCGCGACCGTCATTCTACAGCGAGTCAGCCAATCATCTTGTTACGTACAGCGATATCGAAGACGGCTATTCCGGTACGGGCAACATTAGCCAGGACCCTCAATTCTTCAATTACTACACAAACGATTTCCGCTTACTAAAAGCTAGCCCAGCCATCGACGCTGGGAATCCGAACAGTACGGCATCGTCTATATCGGCTACCGATTATGAGGGTAAATCCCGCTTTTACAATAATCGAATCGATATGGGTATCATCGAATACGTCCCCAATTCGGTAACGGGTATCGTCAGAGTTACCATCGCAGGTTCGGGCGATAATGTGTCGGGTAACTCGTGGGGTAATGCCCTGAACGGCTATACGATGCGTGCAGCTTTGTCTGAAGCAGCACCGGGCACCTCGTTCTGGGTAGCTGGCGGCAGTTACTTCCCGTCTTTTACCACGGGTGATCGCTCTTCTTCATTTGTTATTCCACCTGGTGTAAAAGTGTACGGTGGCTTCGCCGGGAATGAAACAGATTTCAGTAACCGGGTGCTCACTCAGCCACTTAGCACGACACTGTCTGGAGACGTCGGCATTACCAATGATACTAGAGACAATAGCTACCGCGTCGTAGTGTTGAAAAACGCAACGGCGGAGACCGTTCTTGATGGGTTTGTTATAACAGGTGGAAATGCGAATGGCAGCACTTTATCCGATCCCAGCAGCGGAGCAGGTATCTACTGCGACGGGCGTGGGCAGAATAACAAGAGCGAGCCCAAAATAAGCAACTGTCTGGTCATTGGTAATACCGCCCGGTCCTACGGGGGTGGTATGCATGCGGACGGCAACTATGGCAACGCATCCCCGACACTGATAAACTGTCAGTTTGTTCAGAATACCGCTTCGTCAGGCGGTGGAGCGTATAATGGGGGATTACCGGGACTATGTAGTCCTACATACATCAACTGCACGTTTTTAAACAACACAGCGACCGATCAGGGTGGCGGCATCTATTACTACACTTACTTTAGACCCGGCGACAATACATTTAGCTTAAGCAATTGCACAATTAGCGGCAATCGGGCGACCGATGGGGCCGGTCTGTACTGCGGTAATTCGTCAGATGCTTACCTGAAGCTAGTACTCACCAACTGCCTGATTGATCGTAACACCGCCAGCGGACTAGGTGGCGGCCTATATCTATACCGGGTTGGCAGATCAACCATAGAGGCCGCGATCACAAACTGTACCCTGGCTAACAATCGGGTGGGTAATGCAGGTGATAATATCTTCAATCATACGGGTGCCGACACGAAAGGGCGCTATGCGATCAAAAACAGCATTGTGAAGAACGGCGGTTTCGGGTACCGCGACGATGGCAGCGGCAGTACGGTTTACCCGCCACTCGACATCACCTATTCCAACGTTCAGGCACTTGCGTATGGGTCCACTAATATCGACGTCGATCCGCTGTTTGTCGATCCAGTAAACGGTAATTTTCGGTTGAAAGCAGGTAGTCCGTCGATCAACACGGGCGATCCAAACAGCACAATGGCGACCGTTTCGGCGACTGACTTAGCGGGAAATAAGCGGGTAGCAGAAAGCCGGATCGATATGGGGGCGTATGAGTTTCAGGCGTCAGCTAGCACTGGTTCTGATCTGAGTATGAGTCTGCGCGTCGACAATCGGACAGCGGGCGTCGGCCAAACGATAACGTATCGACTGACAGTGACAAACGATGGGCCGTCGACGGCAACGGGCGTTGTCTGGCAACACCGCTTGCCCGACAACGTGCAATACGTAGGCGGCACCACCCTTTCTGTAGAAAATGGCATCGTCACCGGCAATCTTGGTACGCTACTCGCCGGGGAGTCTGTCACAGCTATGTACCAGCTACAGGCCAGCCAGCCAGGGCAATACATCAGCGCGGCCCAGATTACGGCCGCCGACCAGCCTGACCCGGACAGCCAGCCGAACTCCGGCACGGGCGACGGGCAGGACGATGCGGCTCAGGTCGACATTCGGGTGGGTGGTGCCAATAGCCCGGTTTATGCATCGGCCAACCCGAATCAGGTACCGCTGCCGCCCACTCAGTCGAATCAGCCCACGCCCGACCCCGGCAAGGTAGACCTCGCGTTGAGTATATCGGTCGATAACCGCGTTCCCAGGCCGGGCGATTTGCTAACGTACGTACTGACCATCACCAATCAGGGAGGCACTACAGCCTCGAACGTACGGGTAACGGCTTACCTGCCCGACGGTCAGCAGTTTGAAGCTAGTGGCGATGGGCTGAGCGTCAGCGACGGCGGTGTATCGGGGGGCACGGCGTCGATACCGGCGGGTGGCCAGACCAGTGTCCGGTTTACGGCGCGGGTTACGGCGTCTAAAATGGGCATTACGAAAGCACAGATTCGGCAGGCCAGCCCCGCCGACGTCGACTCGACACCCGACAACGGCACCGATAACGGCGAAGACGATACCGCCCAGATCGATTTGCGTTCGCTCACCGGATTATAG
- a CDS encoding heavy metal-binding domain-containing protein, whose translation MLITTTSSVEGKRITKYIGIVNGEAIIGANIVKDFFAGIRDVVGGRSGAYEQGLREAKSIALKEMTDQALRLGANAIIGVDLDYETIGGNGSMLMVSANGTAVVLE comes from the coding sequence ATGCTCATAACCACTACGTCGTCTGTCGAAGGCAAACGCATCACGAAATACATTGGCATCGTCAACGGCGAAGCGATCATCGGGGCCAACATCGTCAAAGACTTCTTTGCCGGAATCCGCGATGTGGTCGGTGGCCGGTCAGGGGCCTATGAGCAGGGACTGCGCGAGGCTAAAAGCATCGCCCTCAAAGAAATGACCGATCAGGCGCTGCGGCTGGGTGCCAACGCCATTATCGGTGTCGACCTCGACTATGAAACCATCGGCGGTAACGGCTCGATGCTGATGGTGTCGGCCAACGGCACGGCGGTCGTACTCGAGTGA
- a CDS encoding glycosyltransferase gives MEKHDKQVFYTPSRRRWRVFRGVLLVGMLGLLTVVGLIFWSIDERVFPKMPRLQDNETTFRKLAIVDSSQTDGAGSLGVPTNFRRHLPARHAPAKRAAIRAGFYVNWDAQSYQTLRDHIGQINMVMPEWLFVGNKAELQTDIDAQADSLLKAHPGVAVVPMISNFYQGNWRGKNVHRLLNHPARRRAFIAQVVAQLDKHHFQGVNIDFEELNEETNETLTDFVREMHAALHPKGYLVTIDTAPLNEDYDLPELREYVDYIVLMAYDQHFSTSAPGPVAPYQWIEYVLEETCKQIPSEQVILGVAGYGYDWPAKGEGVDITYQQAMARANRKSATPVRFDNQTYNLSFRYQDDAGKPHTVWFNDAASAYNVLRATEDYETAGAAIWRLGSEDVRTWDYYARNVSMPALTQKPMNWQQLQQVPALPSVDYQGEGDILDVDATPHAGRLKLEYDTTDQLISEERYLTLPTSYVVRKVGKADKTMVLSFDDGPDETYTPQILDILEREHVPASFFVIGLNAQRNLPLLQRMARSGYEIGNHTTLHPDLTTVSPRRLFFELNTCRRLIESITGRSTILFRPPYNADSEPNSASELRPIALAEQQHYYTIGESIDPLDWQAGVTPEQILTRIRQQENLGNIILLHDAGGDRSATVKALPAIIHYYKQHGYRFATLSQLMNRPDSELMPAAPVQQATLVTDRTLVQLIYYGQRTLTWLFLIGILLAMTRVLLLAGLALWQKKRQRPIQNPYTDLVSIIVPAYNEELNAVRTIESLLASTYANLEVVFVDDGSKDKTYDVVKRRFADDSRVQVLTKPNGGKASALNLGVGRANGAVVVCIDADTQLLPDAVGRLVAGFTDPAIGAVAGNVQVGNQRNALTRFQAIEYTTSQNFDRRAYAVLNCITVVPGAIGAFRRSAVLAVGGFTTDTLAEDCDLTIRLLRNGYRVDTCNEAIAVTEAPETLPMLIKQRVRWCYGVMQTVWKHRDLLFRRGRAGGANTAVGWLALPSLLLFQFGFPLLTLVAELQLALSFVTGTWGVVLTYFLAFLGVDAVVAMLAYRLEGRSLRSLWWLLPQRMAWRYLLFWVLIRSYLNALRGEVASWGVLKRTGQVVLTPAPALTPDLIAMPVQPPTQSE, from the coding sequence ATGGAAAAGCACGATAAACAGGTGTTTTATACGCCATCCCGTCGGCGGTGGCGTGTGTTTCGGGGCGTACTGCTGGTCGGTATGCTTGGCTTGCTTACGGTCGTTGGGCTGATTTTCTGGAGTATCGACGAGCGCGTATTTCCGAAAATGCCCCGTTTGCAGGACAACGAAACGACCTTTCGTAAGCTGGCGATCGTCGACAGCAGCCAAACCGACGGGGCCGGTAGTCTGGGCGTACCGACCAACTTCCGGCGGCATCTGCCCGCCCGGCACGCCCCCGCCAAACGCGCGGCTATCCGGGCGGGGTTTTACGTCAACTGGGATGCGCAGTCGTACCAGACCCTGCGCGACCACATCGGGCAGATAAACATGGTGATGCCCGAATGGCTGTTTGTGGGTAACAAAGCCGAACTGCAAACCGACATCGACGCGCAGGCCGATTCGCTGCTGAAGGCTCATCCCGGCGTGGCCGTGGTGCCGATGATTTCCAATTTCTACCAGGGCAACTGGCGGGGAAAAAACGTGCATCGGCTGTTGAACCACCCAGCACGTCGGCGGGCGTTCATCGCGCAGGTTGTCGCCCAGCTCGACAAACACCATTTTCAGGGCGTCAACATCGACTTCGAGGAACTGAACGAGGAAACCAACGAAACCCTGACTGATTTTGTCCGGGAAATGCACGCGGCCCTGCACCCGAAAGGCTATCTCGTCACTATCGACACGGCCCCGCTCAACGAAGATTACGACCTGCCCGAACTACGGGAATACGTCGATTATATCGTGCTGATGGCGTATGATCAACATTTCAGCACGTCGGCCCCCGGCCCGGTGGCACCGTACCAGTGGATCGAGTATGTGCTGGAAGAAACCTGCAAGCAGATTCCGTCGGAGCAGGTAATTCTGGGTGTGGCAGGCTACGGCTACGACTGGCCCGCGAAAGGGGAGGGCGTCGACATTACGTATCAGCAGGCGATGGCCCGCGCTAACCGGAAGTCGGCCACGCCCGTCCGGTTCGACAACCAGACTTACAATTTGTCGTTTCGCTATCAGGACGACGCGGGGAAGCCGCACACGGTCTGGTTCAACGACGCGGCTTCGGCCTATAACGTGCTGCGGGCTACGGAAGATTACGAAACGGCGGGGGCGGCTATCTGGCGGCTGGGGTCGGAAGACGTACGCACCTGGGATTACTACGCCCGGAACGTGTCGATGCCTGCGCTGACGCAGAAACCGATGAACTGGCAGCAGTTGCAGCAGGTTCCGGCCCTGCCCAGCGTCGATTATCAGGGTGAAGGCGATATCCTGGACGTTGACGCGACGCCCCATGCTGGGCGGCTCAAACTGGAGTACGACACCACCGACCAGCTTATCAGCGAAGAGCGTTACCTGACCCTGCCGACGTCGTACGTGGTTCGGAAGGTGGGGAAAGCCGATAAAACGATGGTGCTTTCGTTCGACGACGGTCCCGACGAAACATACACCCCGCAGATTCTGGACATTCTCGAACGCGAACACGTACCGGCGTCGTTTTTCGTGATCGGCCTGAACGCCCAGCGCAACCTGCCGCTGTTGCAGCGAATGGCCCGCTCCGGCTACGAAATTGGCAATCACACGACGCTCCACCCCGACCTCACGACGGTCAGTCCGCGCCGGTTGTTTTTTGAGTTGAACACCTGCCGACGCCTGATCGAGAGCATCACCGGCCGGTCGACGATTCTGTTCCGGCCGCCCTACAACGCCGACAGCGAACCAAATTCTGCCAGTGAACTTCGCCCAATTGCGCTGGCCGAGCAACAGCACTACTACACCATCGGCGAATCCATCGACCCGCTCGACTGGCAGGCGGGTGTGACCCCGGAGCAGATCCTGACCCGCATCAGGCAGCAGGAAAATCTGGGTAACATTATCCTGCTCCACGACGCCGGGGGCGACCGTTCGGCGACGGTGAAGGCCCTGCCCGCGATCATTCACTACTACAAACAGCACGGCTACCGCTTCGCCACCTTGAGCCAGTTGATGAATCGGCCCGATAGTGAACTGATGCCCGCTGCGCCCGTTCAACAGGCCACGCTCGTCACCGACCGGACGCTGGTGCAGCTTATCTACTACGGCCAACGGACGCTGACGTGGTTGTTTCTGATCGGTATTCTGCTGGCTATGACGCGGGTGCTGCTGCTGGCGGGGCTGGCCCTCTGGCAGAAGAAACGGCAGCGGCCCATTCAAAATCCGTATACCGATCTGGTCAGCATCATCGTACCAGCTTATAACGAGGAACTCAACGCTGTGCGGACCATCGAGAGTTTGCTGGCCAGCACATACGCCAATCTGGAGGTTGTATTCGTGGACGACGGCTCGAAAGACAAGACGTACGATGTGGTAAAAAGGCGCTTTGCCGATGATAGCCGGGTGCAGGTGCTGACCAAACCGAACGGCGGTAAAGCATCGGCCCTGAACCTGGGTGTTGGCCGGGCCAACGGGGCGGTTGTCGTTTGTATCGACGCCGACACGCAGTTGCTGCCAGATGCCGTCGGGCGGTTGGTAGCAGGCTTCACTGACCCGGCCATTGGGGCCGTCGCGGGCAATGTGCAGGTGGGCAATCAGCGCAACGCCCTGACCCGCTTTCAGGCCATTGAATACACGACGAGCCAGAACTTCGACCGCCGGGCCTATGCCGTGCTGAACTGCATTACGGTGGTGCCGGGCGCGATCGGTGCGTTTCGCCGGTCGGCGGTGCTGGCTGTGGGCGGCTTCACAACCGATACACTGGCAGAGGATTGCGATCTGACAATCAGGCTGCTGCGAAACGGCTATCGGGTCGATACCTGCAACGAAGCTATAGCCGTGACCGAAGCCCCCGAAACGCTGCCAATGCTGATCAAACAGCGGGTCCGGTGGTGTTACGGCGTGATGCAGACCGTCTGGAAACACCGAGACCTGCTATTCCGGCGGGGTAGGGCAGGCGGAGCCAACACCGCCGTGGGCTGGCTGGCATTGCCCAGTCTGCTGTTGTTTCAGTTCGGCTTCCCCCTCCTGACACTCGTCGCCGAACTGCAACTGGCGCTGTCGTTCGTAACTGGCACGTGGGGCGTTGTGCTGACGTACTTTCTGGCCTTTCTGGGCGTCGATGCCGTAGTGGCCATGCTGGCTTACCGGCTGGAAGGGCGGTCGCTGCGCTCGTTGTGGTGGTTGCTGCCGCAACGCATGGCCTGGCGATACCTGCTGTTCTGGGTGCTGATTCGGTCGTACCTCAACGCTCTTCGGGGTGAAGTGGCCTCGTGGGGTGTGCTGAAACGAACCGGGCAGGTCGTGCTGACACCCGCTCCTGCGCTGACGCCCGATCTGATCGCCATGCCAGTACAGCCCCCGACTCAGTCGGAGTGA
- a CDS encoding metallophosphoesterase family protein has translation MFAINRRTFLQVSLSSASVGLLSQCQPADVSPSLRFAVASDGHYGEPNTPSDTYYTDLLTALTNRHQSSPLDFVVINGDLIHQGNSGLLPATKAYLDKLPVPYYVTRGNHDQVSVATWQALWGYPTNHVVELPKATLVLLDTSDETGAYLCGDAAWLRKAMTTVRADLPVFLFMHIPFIHNVQGTDVCGDIVKVLNDFPTIRAVFHGHDHTKDLGIFYGQAALLFDAHFGSSWGTTYRGYRVVEQRGSDMSTYQYDYVNQKQINSLTF, from the coding sequence ATGTTCGCTATCAACCGCCGTACTTTCCTGCAAGTTTCGCTCAGTAGTGCCTCGGTCGGGCTGCTGAGTCAGTGCCAGCCCGCCGATGTGTCGCCCTCGCTGCGCTTTGCCGTGGCTTCCGATGGGCACTATGGCGAACCTAACACACCGTCGGACACATACTACACCGACCTGCTGACCGCCCTGACCAACCGCCACCAAAGCAGCCCGCTCGATTTCGTCGTTATTAACGGCGATCTGATTCATCAGGGCAATTCGGGCCTGCTCCCCGCTACGAAAGCGTATCTCGACAAGCTGCCGGTGCCGTACTATGTCACGCGCGGCAACCACGATCAGGTCAGCGTGGCGACGTGGCAGGCGCTCTGGGGCTACCCGACCAATCACGTTGTTGAACTGCCGAAGGCGACGCTGGTACTGCTCGACACGTCCGACGAAACGGGAGCATATCTGTGTGGCGATGCGGCCTGGCTTCGTAAGGCCATGACGACCGTGCGGGCCGACCTGCCGGTGTTTCTGTTTATGCACATCCCGTTTATTCACAACGTGCAGGGTACCGACGTTTGTGGCGACATCGTGAAGGTGCTCAACGACTTTCCAACTATCCGGGCGGTGTTCCACGGCCACGATCACACCAAAGATCTGGGCATTTTCTACGGGCAGGCGGCTCTGCTGTTCGACGCGCACTTCGGCAGTAGCTGGGGCACTACCTACCGGGGTTACCGCGTCGTGGAGCAGCGGGGTAGCGATATGTCGACCTACCAGTACGATTACGTCAATCAAAAACAGATCAATAGCCTGACCTTCTGA
- a CDS encoding magnesium chelatase, producing the protein MNYRSLKASNLVKITTLGELKAAGYQSRSIKQELRDNLIERIRAKEVVFPGIWGYEDTVIPDVERAILSMHHINLLGLRGQAKTRIARQMIRLLDEYIPVVAGAELNDDPLQPLSRFAIDLIAEKGDQTPIAWMHRDERYTEKLATPDVSVADLVGDVDPIKAATLKLPYSDERTIHYGLIPRSNRCIFVINELPDLQARIQVSLFNILQEGDIQIRGFKLRLPLDIQFVFTANPEDYTNRGSIVTPLKDRIDSQIVTHYPKSIEIGKKITMQEAIVKNEQKSMVKTNELVTDLIEQIALEARESEYVDAKSGVSARMTISAYENLLSSAERRALLNNEKETQVRIADLYGVVPAICGKVELVYEGEVEGPVIVAQNLIGKAIRNQFLQYFPNPEKAKKDKRGNPYRKVTDWFGDSNTMDILNDLSNRDYEARLKTIDGLDDLVDTFHPRLSKGEKLFMMEFALHGLAEHSLVGKKAMDTGQSFKDLLGSMFNPGSDFGKEDDEEDEDDQY; encoded by the coding sequence ATGAACTACAGAAGCCTGAAAGCCTCAAATTTAGTAAAGATCACTACGCTTGGCGAGCTGAAAGCCGCTGGTTACCAGTCGCGAAGCATCAAACAGGAACTGCGCGACAACCTGATTGAACGCATCCGGGCCAAAGAAGTCGTTTTCCCCGGGATATGGGGATATGAAGATACGGTCATTCCCGATGTGGAACGCGCTATTCTGTCGATGCACCACATTAATTTGCTGGGGTTGCGCGGGCAGGCTAAAACCCGGATCGCCCGGCAGATGATTCGCCTGCTCGACGAATACATCCCGGTAGTGGCAGGAGCCGAACTGAACGACGATCCGCTGCAACCGCTGTCGCGCTTTGCGATCGACCTGATTGCGGAAAAAGGCGATCAGACACCCATTGCCTGGATGCACCGCGACGAACGGTACACCGAAAAGCTGGCAACCCCCGATGTGTCGGTAGCCGACCTCGTGGGCGACGTCGACCCGATCAAAGCTGCCACGCTGAAACTGCCGTATTCCGACGAACGGACCATTCATTACGGTCTGATTCCGCGCTCGAACCGGTGTATTTTTGTTATCAACGAATTGCCCGACTTGCAGGCCCGGATTCAGGTGTCGCTGTTCAACATTTTGCAGGAGGGCGATATTCAGATTCGTGGATTCAAACTTCGCCTGCCGCTCGATATTCAGTTTGTGTTTACGGCTAACCCCGAGGACTATACGAACCGGGGTAGTATTGTAACCCCGCTGAAAGACCGGATCGACTCGCAGATCGTGACCCACTACCCGAAGTCAATCGAGATTGGGAAAAAGATCACCATGCAGGAAGCCATCGTGAAAAACGAGCAGAAGAGCATGGTGAAAACCAACGAACTCGTTACCGACCTGATCGAGCAGATTGCGCTGGAAGCCCGCGAAAGCGAATACGTCGACGCCAAGTCGGGCGTGTCGGCCCGGATGACGATCTCGGCCTATGAGAACCTGCTGTCATCGGCGGAACGCCGGGCGCTGCTCAACAACGAGAAGGAAACGCAGGTACGTATCGCTGACCTGTACGGCGTAGTCCCGGCCATCTGCGGCAAGGTCGAGCTGGTATACGAGGGTGAGGTGGAAGGACCGGTGATCGTGGCGCAGAACCTGATCGGTAAAGCCATCCGCAACCAGTTTTTGCAGTATTTCCCGAACCCGGAGAAAGCCAAGAAAGACAAGCGTGGCAACCCGTACCGGAAAGTAACCGACTGGTTTGGGGATAGTAACACGATGGATATCCTGAACGATCTGAGCAATCGCGATTACGAAGCCCGGCTGAAAACCATCGACGGACTGGATGATCTGGTCGATACGTTTCATCCACGACTGAGCAAAGGCGAAAAACTGTTCATGATGGAGTTCGCGCTGCACGGCCTGGCCGAACATTCGCTGGTCGGCAAGAAGGCGATGGATACGGGGCAGTCGTTTAAAGACCTGCTGGGCTCGATGTTCAACCCCGGATCAGATTTCGGTAAAGAGGACGACGAAGAAGACGAAGACGATCAGTACTAA